The following coding sequences lie in one Haematobia irritans isolate KBUSLIRL chromosome 3, ASM5000362v1, whole genome shotgun sequence genomic window:
- the LOC142232001 gene encoding transferrin-like: MNSSKRWIALAMMLSIIAFAQSEEQIYRMCVPQKYYQDCLDLLKDPSEAGILMECVAGRDRIDCLDMINHRKADVLASEPEDMYVAYHTKNSDYKVISEIRTKDDKDAAFRYEGIILVKKNSHIKSLRDLPGAKSCHTGFGRNVGFKIPVTKLKNHRILKVSMDPELTATERELKALSEFFSQSCLVGTYSPYPDTDRLLKKKYSNLCALCEKPEQCNYPDKYSGYDGAIRCLDKGKGEVAFTKVQYIKKYFGLVPGTTAEGDPSNFEYLCEDGSRRPITGPACSWAQRPWTGYISNTDAVNGDVKLHNLQKRLEKFFENGLHAQNKDAASHLLINENAVYHSKPQAVDPKEYLEKAGYKDVIERDGSALRKMKMCIQTDIEMQKCNTMRRAAYSRDIRPEMECVQERDCILAVKNNKADMVAVRANNYKEARDVKLKPIVYESFEPNDVYVAVVDPTLTNDNIRNMPVSYNAQDERAHKAAQYLNKLRDLNACQTSPSSEQNIMIVNAKDLDQYKNKKLLCPNRQMKAVTEWKDCNLEANLPVAVFIRDSMTRVEQETMKHLFVSLSDKFGKNAKLADVFALFGAYKDGQSNVVFDDNAVEFVTELKNENTSETIYQNLNCNGNSIHNR, encoded by the exons atgaattcctCCAAACGTTGGATTGCTCTAGCCATGATGCTAAGCATTATAGCTTTTGCACAAAGCGAAGAACAAATCT ATCGTATGTGTGTTCCCCAGAAATACTATCAGGATTGTTTGGATTTATTGAAGGATCCCTCAGAAGCTGGTATTCTCATGGAATGTGTAGCCGGACGAGATCGTATTGATTGTTTGGATATGATCAATCATCGTAAGGCAGATGTTTTGGCCTCAGAGCCTGAAGATATGTATGTGGCCTATCATACAAAGAACTCGGATTATAAAGTGATTTCGGAAATTCGTACCAAGGATGACAAGGATG CTGCCTTCCGTTATGAGGGCATTATTTTGGTTAAGAAAAACTCCCATATTAAATCCTTAAGAGATTTACCTGGAGCCAAATCTTGTCATACAGGATTCGGTCGTAATGTTGGTTTCAAAATCCCTGttaccaaattgaaaaatcatcgTATCTTGAAGGTATCTATGGATCCCGAGTTAACAGCCACTGAACGTGAACTTAAGGCCTTATCGGAATTCTTTAGTCAATCTTGTTTGGTTGGAACTTATTCACCATATCCTGATACTGATCGTTTGTTGA AGAAAAAATACTCCAACTTGTGTGCTTTGTGTGAGAAACCCGAACAATGTAACTATCCTGATAAATATTCTGGATATGATGGGGCCATTCGTTGTTTGGATAAGGGTAAGGGTGAAGTTGCCTTCACCAAGGTTCAATACATCAAGAAATACTTTGGG TTGGTTCCTGGAACTACAGCTGAGGGTGATCCATCGAATTTCGAATATTTATGTGAAGATGGTAGTAGACGCCCCATCACTGGTCCCGCATGCTCTTGGGCTCAGCGTCCATGGACTGGTTATATTTCCAATACTGATGCTGTTAATGGTGACGTAAAACTACATAATTtgcaaaaacgtttggaaaagttCTTCGAAAATGGTTTACATGCTCAGAACAAGGATGCTGCATCGCATCTCTTGATCAATGAAAATGCAGTCTATCACAGTAAACCTCAGGCTGTGGATCCTAAAGAATATTTGGAAAAGGCTGGCTATAAAGATGTCATTGAACGTGATGGTTCGGCTTTAAGGAAAATGAA AATGTGCATCCAAACCGATATTGAAATGCAAAAATGTAATACCATGCGTCGGGCAGCTTATTCTCGTGATATACGGCCCGAAATGGAATGTGTCCAAGAGAGAGATTGTATCTTGGCTGTTAAGAATAATAAGGCTGATATGGTAGCTGTAAGGGCTAATAACTACAAAGAGGCCAGAGATGTTAAACTTAAACCCATTGTCTATGAAAGCTTTGAACCAAACGATGTCTATGTCGCGGTAGTGGATCCTACTTTGACCAATGATAATATACGTAATATGCCAGT ttcCTATAATGCCCAGGATGAACGTGCCCACAAAGCCGCCCAGTATTTGAATAAATTACGAGACTTGAATGCCTGTCAAACCTCACCCTCTTCGGAGCAgaatattatgattgtaaacgcTAAGGACTTGgatcaatataaaaataaaaaattattgtgtCCCAATAGACAGATGAAAGCTGTCACTGAATGGAAAGATTGTAATTTAGAAGCGAATCTTCCAGTTGCTGTATTCATACGGGACTCAATGACTCGTGTGGAACAGGAGACAATGAAACATTTGTTTGTCTCTTTATCTGATAAATTTGGCAAGAATGCTAAACTGGCTGATGTTTTCGCATTATTTGGAGCCTATAAGGATGGCCAATCGAATGTTGTATTCGATGATAATGCTGTGGAATTTGTCACCGAATTGAAAAATGAGAATACCAGTGAaactatttatcaaaatttgaattgcAATGGCAATTCAATCCATAACCGTTAA